In one Gossypium hirsutum isolate 1008001.06 chromosome D09, Gossypium_hirsutum_v2.1, whole genome shotgun sequence genomic region, the following are encoded:
- the LOC107891230 gene encoding probable esterase KAI2 isoform X2 — METVCEKGGIATALNAKIYGNGSETLVLAHGYGEDQSAWQLLLPLLACYFKVVVFDMVFSPNVDPKLYDPQRYINDGRYYGGFERSEVNEICKNIEQNFTGWVQNFAPKAAGQNNTATGAKFEKTLGRMKPYIALSAAKTVFSSDFRHKLPQVMVPCTIIQSKKDVIVPQSVAFYIKNNVGGDATVKILNTEGHFPHLSAHNLLFRVLKETIQIKN; from the exons ATGGAAACGGTGTGTGAGAAGGGGGGCATTGCAACAGCATTGAACGCAAAGATATATGGAAATGGGAGTGAAACCCTGGTTCTGGCACATGGCTATGGTGAAGACCAGAGTGCATGGCAGCTCCTCCTCCCTTTGCTTGCCTGCTACTTCAAAGTGGTGGTCTTCGACATGGTTTTCTCCCCAAACGTTGACCCCAAGCTTTATGATCCACAGAG GTACATCAATGATGGACGATACTACGGAGGCTTTGAGAGATCAGAAGTCAATGAGATATGCAAAAACATTGAACAAAATTTCACGGGTTGGGTACAAAATTTTGCACCAAAAGCTGCGGGACAAAACAATACAGCCACCGGAGCTAAGTTCGAGAAAACCTTAGGGAGGATGAAACCATACATTGCATTGAGTGCTGCTAAAACTGTTTTCTCTAGTGATTTCAGACACAAGTTACCTCAAGTTATGGTTCCATGCACAATCATTCAGTCCAAGAAAGATGTTATTGTCCCTCAATCGGTAGCATTTTACATCAAAAACAATGTTGGTGGCGATGCCACAGTCAAGATACTAAATACAGAAGGGCATTTCCCCCATCTATCAGCTCATAATTTACTATTTAGGGTTTTAAAAGAgactattcaaataaaaaattag
- the LOC107891230 gene encoding probable strigolactone esterase DAD2 isoform X1 gives METVCEKGGIATALNAKIYGNGSETLVLAHGYGEDQSAWQLLLPLLACYFKVVVFDMVFSPNVDPKLYDPQRYQTDFKGYINDGRYYGGFERSEVNEICKNIEQNFTGWVQNFAPKAAGQNNTATGAKFEKTLGRMKPYIALSAAKTVFSSDFRHKLPQVMVPCTIIQSKKDVIVPQSVAFYIKNNVGGDATVKILNTEGHFPHLSAHNLLFRVLKETIQIKN, from the exons ATGGAAACGGTGTGTGAGAAGGGGGGCATTGCAACAGCATTGAACGCAAAGATATATGGAAATGGGAGTGAAACCCTGGTTCTGGCACATGGCTATGGTGAAGACCAGAGTGCATGGCAGCTCCTCCTCCCTTTGCTTGCCTGCTACTTCAAAGTGGTGGTCTTCGACATGGTTTTCTCCCCAAACGTTGACCCCAAGCTTTATGATCCACAGAGGTATCAGACGGATTTCAAGGG GTACATCAATGATGGACGATACTACGGAGGCTTTGAGAGATCAGAAGTCAATGAGATATGCAAAAACATTGAACAAAATTTCACGGGTTGGGTACAAAATTTTGCACCAAAAGCTGCGGGACAAAACAATACAGCCACCGGAGCTAAGTTCGAGAAAACCTTAGGGAGGATGAAACCATACATTGCATTGAGTGCTGCTAAAACTGTTTTCTCTAGTGATTTCAGACACAAGTTACCTCAAGTTATGGTTCCATGCACAATCATTCAGTCCAAGAAAGATGTTATTGTCCCTCAATCGGTAGCATTTTACATCAAAAACAATGTTGGTGGCGATGCCACAGTCAAGATACTAAATACAGAAGGGCATTTCCCCCATCTATCAGCTCATAATTTACTATTTAGGGTTTTAAAAGAgactattcaaataaaaaattag